From the Blastomonas fulva genome, one window contains:
- a CDS encoding peroxiredoxin, with the protein MSLHIGDTAPDFTVNTTTGPISLHDWAGDSWVFFFSHPADFTPVCTTEMGTTARLAAEFDKRNCKPLGLSTDTVEEHLEWVKDVDETQNVTLRFPIVADPDLEIAKLYDMIHPDQSETAAVRSVFIIDPAKKIRLTMTYPMSVGRNFDEILRVIDSLQLADKSRIATPADWRPGDKVIIPPSIPDETAKEMFPQGFETIKPYLRMVAVD; encoded by the coding sequence ATGAGCCTGCACATCGGCGACACCGCCCCGGATTTCACCGTCAACACCACGACCGGCCCCATCAGCCTGCACGATTGGGCTGGCGATTCCTGGGTGTTCTTCTTCAGCCACCCGGCTGACTTCACTCCGGTCTGCACGACCGAAATGGGCACTACCGCACGCCTCGCCGCCGAGTTCGACAAGCGCAATTGCAAGCCGCTGGGCCTCTCCACTGACACGGTCGAGGAGCACCTCGAATGGGTGAAGGATGTCGACGAGACCCAAAACGTGACCTTGCGTTTTCCCATCGTGGCCGACCCTGATCTGGAAATCGCCAAGCTTTATGACATGATCCACCCTGATCAGTCCGAGACGGCGGCGGTGCGTTCGGTGTTCATTATCGATCCGGCGAAGAAGATTCGTCTGACCATGACCTATCCCATGAGCGTGGGCCGCAATTTCGACGAGATCCTGCGCGTCATCGACAGCCTGCAGCTGGCCGATAAGTCCCGCATCGCGACCCCCGCCGATTGGCGTCCGGGCGACAAGGTGATCATCCCGCCGTCTATCCCCGATGAAACGGCGAAGGAGATGTTCCCGCAGGGCTTCGAGACGATCAAACCTTATCTGCGGATGGTTGCTGTCGACTAA
- the cydB gene encoding cytochrome d ubiquinol oxidase subunit II, translating into MPLDYETLRVIWWALMGVLLIGFALSDGFDLGVASLLPFVARNDLERRQVINTVGATWEGNQVWFILGGGAIFAAWPYVYAISFSGFYLAMFLVLAALILRPVGFKYRSKRPDPGWRARWDWALFVGGFVPALVFGVAVGNVLTGAPFRLDDTMRAFYEGSFLGLFSPFALLAGLVSVAMLVLHGAGWLAMKLEPGPVRARAMRFGTWAAMAVIVLYAAGGMWLAYGDLGFAIAGAVDAAGPSNPRLTGTVLSAGAWLNNYASYPALMVLPLLGLMGPVIALIGIKRRNDGLIFAGSSAANVGIIGSVGASMFPFILPSSIDPQSSLTVWNASSSHLTLFVMLIVTAVFLPLVLLYTAWAYKVMFGRVSEEEVSLNPDFY; encoded by the coding sequence ATGCCTCTCGATTATGAAACTCTGCGCGTGATCTGGTGGGCCCTGATGGGCGTGCTGCTGATCGGCTTTGCCCTGAGTGACGGGTTCGATCTCGGGGTGGCCTCGCTGCTGCCTTTCGTGGCCCGGAATGATCTGGAACGCCGGCAGGTGATCAACACCGTCGGCGCCACATGGGAAGGGAACCAAGTGTGGTTCATTCTCGGCGGCGGAGCGATCTTTGCAGCCTGGCCCTATGTCTATGCGATCAGCTTTTCGGGCTTTTACCTCGCCATGTTCCTGGTGCTGGCGGCGCTGATCCTGCGTCCGGTCGGTTTCAAGTATCGCTCCAAGCGGCCCGATCCGGGCTGGCGGGCGCGCTGGGACTGGGCGCTGTTCGTGGGCGGCTTTGTGCCGGCACTGGTGTTCGGGGTCGCGGTTGGCAATGTGCTGACCGGCGCGCCGTTCCGGCTCGATGACACGATGCGGGCCTTTTATGAAGGCAGCTTCCTCGGGCTGTTCTCGCCTTTCGCGCTGCTGGCGGGGCTGGTGTCGGTGGCGATGCTGGTGCTGCATGGGGCAGGCTGGCTGGCCATGAAGCTTGAGCCCGGCCCGGTGCGTGCGCGCGCCATGCGGTTCGGCACCTGGGCTGCCATGGCGGTGATCGTGCTCTATGCCGCAGGCGGGATGTGGCTGGCCTATGGCGATCTCGGGTTCGCGATTGCCGGCGCGGTTGATGCCGCCGGGCCGTCCAACCCGCGCCTGACGGGCACTGTGCTGTCCGCCGGGGCGTGGCTGAACAACTACGCAAGCTACCCCGCGCTAATGGTGCTGCCGCTGCTGGGGCTGATGGGGCCGGTTATTGCTCTTATCGGCATCAAGCGCCGCAATGACGGCCTGATCTTCGCCGGCTCATCCGCGGCCAATGTCGGTATCATCGGTTCGGTGGGCGCGTCGATGTTCCCCTTCATCCTGCCCAGCTCGATCGATCCGCAATCGAGCCTGACGGTCTGGAACGCGTCGTCGAGCCATCTGACGCTGTTTGTCATGCTGATCGTCACCGCGGTCTTCCTCCCGCTGGTGCTGCTCTACACGGCATGGGCTTACAAGGTGATGTTCGGCCGGGTCAGCGAAGAGGAAGTCTCGCTCAACCCCGATTTCTACTGA
- a CDS encoding DsrE family protein — MCDLLVPIHLTEGHDRPTAHSQLQGWTVSMIKSLALLAMIASAPAIAQTSAPLIPDYGKFAEIADPFEAVDPSLRYRIVFDVSQPARKAGEVHQGLERVARMVNLLARHGAAPQAGDIVVTIHGPAAKFTLSEAAFAKRFEGETNPNAELIRQLTAAGVSVRLCGQSMAANGFAREELNPDVRVDVSAITTIATLQLKGYAIIQD; from the coding sequence ATGTGCGATCTTCTTGTTCCAATTCATCTGACCGAGGGTCATGATAGGCCAACGGCTCACTCGCAGCTACAGGGATGGACTGTTTCCATGATCAAATCTCTCGCCCTCCTCGCAATGATCGCATCCGCGCCTGCCATCGCCCAGACATCAGCTCCGCTGATCCCGGACTATGGCAAGTTTGCAGAGATTGCCGATCCGTTCGAGGCGGTCGATCCCAGCCTGCGTTACCGGATCGTTTTCGACGTGTCCCAGCCTGCGCGCAAGGCCGGCGAAGTGCATCAGGGGCTGGAACGGGTCGCGCGAATGGTGAACCTGCTGGCACGGCACGGGGCAGCGCCGCAGGCCGGGGACATCGTTGTCACAATCCACGGCCCGGCGGCAAAATTCACCCTGAGCGAAGCCGCCTTCGCCAAGCGCTTTGAGGGCGAGACGAACCCCAATGCCGAACTGATCCGGCAATTGACCGCCGCGGGAGTCAGCGTTCGGCTGTGCGGACAATCGATGGCTGCCAATGGATTTGCGCGGGAAGAATTGAACCCGGACGTGCGGGTCGATGTCTCAGCGATCACCACCATAGCGACCCTGCAGCTCAAGGGTTATGCCATCATACAGGACTGA
- a CDS encoding c-type cytochrome — protein sequence MVADRLGSPSPSEPPSFPVQLQAAGAFRPPSAADAPKDAYGDAVRFGEQLMTDTANHAPQYVGNGLVCSNCHLDAGRKAGAAPLWAAFVNFPAFRAKNGEINTFQKRVQDCFLYSLNGTPPPLGSRELIAIESYAAFMSRGLPSGMSPPGRGFPEIDAPEQAPDDRRGAMVYGQKCSACHGPDGAGQKIAGGPAYPPLWGARSYNWGAGMARIDKAAAFIRANMPQGNEGSLTVQEAWDVAHYIDGKTRPQDPRFTSSAKATRTLYQDTPFSRYGTVVGGVSLGDPSNTPQSGLVR from the coding sequence GTGGTGGCTGACAGGCTGGGCTCGCCTTCGCCTTCCGAACCGCCCTCGTTTCCGGTGCAATTGCAAGCCGCCGGGGCATTCAGACCTCCGTCGGCGGCCGACGCGCCCAAGGACGCCTATGGCGATGCCGTCCGGTTCGGCGAGCAGCTGATGACCGACACGGCGAACCATGCGCCGCAATATGTCGGCAATGGCCTGGTGTGCAGCAATTGCCATCTCGATGCGGGGCGCAAAGCCGGAGCCGCGCCCCTGTGGGCGGCGTTCGTCAATTTCCCCGCGTTTCGGGCCAAGAATGGCGAGATCAACACCTTTCAGAAGCGGGTGCAGGATTGTTTCCTCTACAGCCTCAATGGCACCCCGCCGCCGTTGGGGAGCCGCGAATTGATCGCGATCGAAAGCTATGCCGCCTTCATGTCGCGCGGTTTGCCGAGCGGAATGTCGCCGCCAGGGCGCGGGTTTCCCGAGATCGATGCGCCCGAGCAGGCGCCGGACGATCGGCGCGGGGCCATGGTTTACGGGCAGAAATGCAGCGCCTGCCACGGCCCCGATGGTGCAGGCCAGAAAATCGCGGGCGGCCCGGCCTATCCTCCGCTGTGGGGCGCGCGGTCCTATAACTGGGGTGCAGGCATGGCGCGGATCGACAAGGCCGCCGCCTTTATCCGCGCCAATATGCCGCAAGGGAACGAGGGCAGCCTGACCGTGCAGGAAGCATGGGATGTGGCGCATTACATCGACGGCAAGACTCGCCCGCAGGACCCGCGTTTCACAAGCAGCGCAAAGGCAACCCGCACTCTCTACCAGGATACGCCCTTCTCGCGTTATGGGACGGTCGTGGGCGGAGTATCGCTGGGCGATCCTTCCAACACACCGCAGTCCGGCCTCGTCCGCTAG
- the cydX gene encoding cytochrome bd-I oxidase subunit CydX, with translation MWYFAWVLGLGLAVGVAVLNGIWHEFHSLPNEDGLE, from the coding sequence ATGTGGTATTTTGCCTGGGTTCTGGGACTTGGCCTTGCCGTCGGCGTCGCCGTGCTCAACGGCATCTGGCACGAGTTCCACAGCCTGCCCAATGAAGACGGCCTCGAGTGA
- a CDS encoding globin domain-containing protein produces the protein MVRAVCARLYELMDILPEAKACRDVHPPSLQRAEEKLYEFLTGWLGGPQLYREKYGHPRLRQRHLVAPIGPEEIAGWLACFHRAWDENVPASPLAANLSQRIDALGCHMENLQQRSQAASGCPFGSIPEPVKGDIR, from the coding sequence ATGGTGCGAGCCGTCTGCGCGCGGCTCTATGAACTGATGGACATCCTGCCCGAAGCCAAAGCGTGCCGCGACGTGCATCCGCCATCGCTGCAACGGGCCGAGGAAAAGCTCTATGAATTCCTGACGGGCTGGCTGGGCGGTCCGCAACTCTACCGCGAAAAATACGGCCACCCGCGCCTGCGACAACGCCATCTGGTTGCGCCCATCGGGCCTGAGGAAATCGCGGGGTGGCTCGCCTGCTTCCACCGGGCTTGGGACGAAAATGTGCCAGCCTCACCGCTGGCCGCAAACCTGTCGCAGCGTATCGACGCGCTGGGTTGTCACATGGAAAATCTCCAGCAGCGCAGTCAGGCAGCCTCAGGCTGTCCGTTCGGGTCAATTCCGGAACCCGTGAAAGGCGACATTCGATGA
- a CDS encoding c-type heme family protein — MKRILMLAALGLMAASCASEQAQSPDPAFVQEAAQLADTYQANLQAELSAAIKQVGPVGAIGVCQSAAPAIAADLSSKGDLAVSRIARRNRNPDNAVPADLDALYQQLEREPLRAGKPHVVTATIGNREVFMRALPMKDQPCSQCHGASIAPEVKAAIATSYPNDRATGFTAGDLRGAMLVTRPVR, encoded by the coding sequence ATGAAGCGCATTCTCATGCTGGCGGCCCTCGGACTAATGGCTGCAAGCTGCGCCTCGGAGCAGGCGCAAAGTCCGGATCCTGCATTCGTGCAAGAGGCGGCGCAGTTGGCCGATACCTATCAGGCGAACCTTCAGGCGGAGCTATCGGCAGCGATCAAACAGGTCGGCCCGGTGGGGGCGATCGGGGTGTGCCAATCAGCCGCGCCTGCCATCGCAGCGGACCTGTCCAGCAAAGGAGATCTTGCCGTCAGCCGTATTGCGCGCCGCAACCGCAATCCTGACAATGCTGTGCCCGCCGACCTCGATGCGCTCTACCAGCAACTCGAGCGTGAGCCCCTGCGCGCCGGAAAGCCGCACGTCGTGACCGCCACCATCGGTAACCGCGAGGTGTTCATGCGGGCCCTGCCGATGAAAGATCAGCCCTGTTCGCAGTGCCACGGAGCCAGCATCGCCCCAGAGGTCAAAGCGGCTATTGCCACCAGCTACCCCAATGACCGCGCAACCGGATTTACCGCCGGTGACCTGCGCGGTGCCATGCTAGTGACGCGGCCAGTGCGCTGA
- a CDS encoding cytochrome c: protein MTKTQGNLIVVLLGAILAMLAFAAFWPEVVTPEAHAATDAATGKAAEDADPREAVVLNPEQRQFALRQMRELLVTLRNLDEARSADDRSAMARLAREQGPGANRDHPQGFHEALPDGFRAMSKRMRQSFAGMATDLEAGNLADYEAKRLQALDTCIGCHESYRFSEKR from the coding sequence ATGACAAAGACCCAGGGCAACCTGATTGTCGTCCTACTCGGCGCGATTCTGGCGATGCTTGCCTTCGCTGCGTTCTGGCCGGAAGTCGTGACGCCCGAAGCCCATGCTGCAACAGACGCCGCAACAGGCAAGGCAGCAGAGGACGCCGACCCCCGCGAAGCGGTGGTGCTCAATCCCGAGCAACGCCAATTCGCGCTGCGTCAGATGCGCGAGCTGCTGGTGACGCTCCGCAATCTGGACGAGGCCCGATCCGCCGATGATCGCAGCGCCATGGCCCGGCTCGCGCGCGAACAGGGGCCAGGGGCCAACCGCGATCATCCGCAGGGGTTTCACGAAGCGCTTCCGGACGGCTTTCGCGCGATGAGCAAGCGGATGCGCCAATCCTTTGCCGGCATGGCCACCGATCTCGAAGCCGGAAATCTTGCGGACTACGAGGCCAAGCGGTTGCAAGCGCTCGACACCTGCATCGGTTGCCACGAATCCTACCGCTTCAGCGAGAAGCGATAA